From Streptomyces sp. TLI_105, the proteins below share one genomic window:
- a CDS encoding GntR family transcriptional regulator, which translates to MAPKWRELADKLAEEIRRGDYEPGQRLPQIRDLVDAGEGSKATVHAAYKALEAEGLVTSTRGHGTVVRQQVPLKRLGIARYDKAKWRDGDEVAFIADRVASGRAYRRNEQTQTVSLVEAPPAVAAAHGLETGAPVYARARLVREGEQPTHTLTSYYRPEHVEGTRLVDPTPGPAGRGGGYRVLYDAGYEIDHMREALFARTPTADEVKLLQLPPGEPVVELHRTTYTASGTVVEFAIGIHAASRFAWEYDFKVPDSAKDKGAQQ; encoded by the coding sequence ATGGCGCCCAAATGGCGGGAGCTGGCAGACAAGCTGGCCGAGGAGATCAGGAGGGGTGACTACGAGCCGGGGCAGCGTTTGCCGCAGATCAGAGACCTGGTCGACGCCGGCGAAGGCTCCAAGGCCACGGTCCATGCCGCCTACAAGGCACTGGAGGCGGAGGGTCTGGTCACCTCCACGCGCGGCCACGGGACCGTCGTACGCCAGCAAGTTCCCCTCAAGCGGCTCGGCATCGCCCGGTACGACAAGGCCAAGTGGCGAGACGGCGACGAGGTGGCGTTCATCGCGGACCGGGTCGCCTCAGGCCGGGCCTACCGCCGCAACGAGCAGACCCAGACGGTCAGCCTCGTCGAAGCCCCGCCCGCCGTGGCTGCCGCCCATGGCCTGGAGACGGGAGCTCCGGTCTACGCACGGGCCCGGCTGGTCAGGGAAGGCGAGCAGCCGACGCACACGCTGACCAGCTACTACCGCCCCGAGCACGTCGAGGGCACACGCTTGGTCGACCCCACCCCCGGCCCGGCCGGCCGAGGCGGTGGCTACCGCGTCCTGTACGACGCGGGTTACGAGATCGACCACATGAGGGAGGCGCTCTTCGCCCGCACGCCCACGGCGGACGAAGTGAAGCTCCTGCAACTGCCGCCCGGTGAACCCGTGGTCGAGCTGCACCGGACGACGTACACGGCCTCCGGCACCGTGGTCGAGTTCGCCATCGGCATCCATGCCGCTTCCCGCTTTGCCTGGGAGTACGACTTCAAGGTTCCCGACTCCGCGAAGGACAAGGGAGCTCAGCAGTGA
- a CDS encoding FtsK/SpoIIIE domain-containing protein — MTDLATLWEVGLPLAGTAGGLGYAKVRAPRVFWSLAGLPVATTRFALTYRSTMDVCGLTVQPSRLRAFMVRNVARRPDVQPVPPKVRRFRGTSTGLRVTLRLPAGLEPADVMAASERLRHAWGVHSVTVVETKPGFVELRMTGYDVLRKVRMPRQQLSGPMTVPVALREDGTTFVRDYLKVPHALTLGANQSGKSMYQRNLIAGLARLPVALVGIDCKRGVEHRGYAPRLSALAITPEEADGLLDGLVGEMEERFDLLSEHGVADLWALPDHLRPVPVVVLVDEVAELFLVATKKDEERRDRMVTQLIRLGQMARAAGIFLEVCGQRFGSDLGKGATALRAQLTGRTVHRVNDKQTAEMGVGDIAPDAVVTVLTIPPDRPGVAVAGDTSGGWSRIRTPHLTAAEAAAICAAHAHLTPDLPAVAAYRPAAPVSVGEPEPVPLVKPAPATA; from the coding sequence ATGACCGACCTCGCGACCTTATGGGAGGTCGGCCTCCCGCTCGCCGGAACCGCCGGCGGCCTCGGCTACGCCAAGGTCCGCGCGCCGCGTGTCTTCTGGTCGCTGGCGGGCCTGCCGGTGGCGACGACCCGGTTCGCGCTGACCTACCGCTCCACGATGGACGTGTGCGGGCTGACGGTGCAGCCGTCCCGCCTGCGGGCGTTCATGGTCCGCAACGTCGCCCGCCGCCCCGACGTCCAGCCGGTGCCGCCGAAGGTCCGCCGGTTCCGGGGCACCTCGACCGGCCTGCGGGTCACGCTGCGGCTTCCGGCCGGTCTGGAGCCCGCCGACGTGATGGCGGCCTCCGAACGGCTCCGGCACGCCTGGGGCGTCCACTCCGTCACCGTCGTCGAGACCAAGCCCGGCTTCGTGGAACTCCGCATGACCGGCTACGACGTCCTGCGGAAGGTGCGGATGCCCCGCCAGCAGCTGTCCGGGCCGATGACGGTGCCGGTCGCGCTGCGGGAGGACGGGACAACGTTCGTCCGGGACTACCTCAAGGTCCCGCACGCGCTGACCCTCGGCGCCAACCAGTCCGGCAAGTCCATGTACCAGCGCAACCTGATCGCCGGGCTGGCCCGGCTGCCGGTGGCCCTGGTCGGCATCGACTGCAAGCGCGGCGTCGAGCACCGCGGCTACGCACCCCGCCTCTCCGCCCTCGCCATCACCCCGGAGGAGGCCGATGGCCTGCTGGACGGGCTGGTCGGGGAGATGGAAGAGCGCTTCGACCTGCTCAGCGAGCACGGCGTGGCCGACCTCTGGGCCCTACCCGACCATCTCCGCCCGGTGCCGGTCGTGGTCCTGGTGGACGAGGTCGCCGAGCTGTTCCTCGTGGCGACGAAGAAGGACGAGGAACGCCGGGACCGGATGGTCACCCAGCTCATCCGTCTCGGGCAGATGGCCCGCGCGGCCGGCATCTTCCTCGAGGTGTGCGGGCAGCGGTTCGGCTCCGACCTCGGCAAGGGCGCCACCGCCCTGCGCGCCCAGCTCACCGGCCGGACCGTGCACCGGGTCAACGACAAGCAGACCGCCGAGATGGGCGTCGGCGACATCGCCCCCGACGCGGTGGTCACGGTGCTGACCATCCCGCCCGACCGCCCCGGCGTCGCGGTGGCGGGGGACACCTCCGGCGGCTGGTCCCGCATCCGCACCCCCCACCTCACCGCCGCCGAAGCCGCCGCGATCTGCGCCGCGCACGCGCACCTGACCCCGGACCTGCCCGCCGTCGCCGCCTACCGCCCGGCTGCTCCGGTGAGTGTCGGGGAGCCGGAGCCGGTGCCGCTGGTCAAGCCCGCCCCGGCCACCGCGTAG
- a CDS encoding DUF2637 domain-containing protein — protein MLRTLRPDAVLVQAVIAGALSFAHLHDLAAAAGQDGWKAWAYPVSVDLLLVAAWRRMRTDTANRDAWLWFAIALTASLGANVATAGLLDMNHVPAWLRILVAGWPALAFLGGTLLAHAPHPTPEPVPVPEPEPVDLVVERTPEPAPELPPAEPAPVEVQPEPAPPPPAVAVPPALLAHAQKIADAHRAQTGAPIDAETLRTRHGMPAALADSIALQLA, from the coding sequence GTGCTCCGCACCCTCCGCCCCGACGCCGTCCTGGTCCAGGCCGTCATCGCCGGGGCCCTGTCCTTCGCCCACCTGCACGACCTGGCGGCCGCTGCCGGGCAGGACGGCTGGAAGGCGTGGGCCTACCCGGTCTCCGTCGACCTGCTCCTGGTCGCCGCCTGGCGCCGGATGCGCACCGACACCGCCAACCGCGACGCCTGGCTGTGGTTCGCCATCGCCCTGACCGCCTCGCTCGGCGCCAACGTCGCCACCGCCGGACTCCTCGACATGAACCATGTCCCGGCCTGGCTGCGCATCCTCGTCGCCGGATGGCCCGCCCTGGCCTTCCTCGGCGGCACCCTCCTCGCCCACGCACCCCACCCCACCCCCGAACCTGTCCCCGTTCCGGAGCCCGAACCGGTCGACCTCGTCGTCGAGCGGACCCCGGAACCGGCGCCCGAGCTCCCGCCGGCCGAACCGGCCCCCGTCGAGGTCCAGCCGGAGCCCGCTCCCCCGCCGCCTGCCGTGGCGGTGCCGCCCGCGCTGCTGGCGCATGCCCAGAAGATCGCGGACGCCCACCGGGCCCAGACCGGTGCCCCGATCGACGCGGAAACCCTGCGCACCCGGCACGGCATGCCCGCCGCCCTCGCGGACTCCATCGCCCTCCAGCTCGCCTGA
- a CDS encoding mobile element transfer protein yields the protein MRPNRFHHVIRIGPVRVGTHHDGRGRTKHTAVCTAPGCDFSADYNTRAAAELAASTHRCNPR from the coding sequence GTGCGTCCGAACCGCTTCCACCACGTGATTCGCATCGGCCCGGTCCGCGTTGGCACCCACCACGACGGTAGGGGCCGCACCAAGCACACCGCCGTGTGCACCGCCCCCGGCTGCGACTTCTCCGCCGACTACAACACCCGCGCCGCCGCCGAGCTGGCGGCCAGTACCCACCGTTGCAACCCCCGCTGA
- a CDS encoding SpdD-like protein, producing the protein MLQPRIPVNPLPTGIVTPLAQPTPAAADIEPVTPAPAPVPVAPARASIQLTPGSALALAAGGGAVVLVVGAVLVSMLLAVAITGVSVALIAVVLRLLVRDMQKGR; encoded by the coding sequence ATGCTCCAGCCGCGCATCCCGGTCAACCCCCTCCCGACCGGCATCGTCACCCCGCTCGCCCAGCCGACCCCCGCCGCCGCCGATATCGAACCGGTCACCCCGGCTCCCGCCCCGGTGCCGGTCGCCCCGGCCCGTGCCTCCATCCAGCTCACCCCGGGCAGCGCGCTCGCCCTCGCCGCCGGCGGTGGCGCCGTCGTCCTGGTCGTCGGCGCCGTCCTCGTCTCGATGCTCCTGGCGGTCGCCATCACCGGTGTCTCCGTCGCCCTGATCGCCGTCGTCCTGCGTCTCCTCGTCCGCGACATGCAGAAGGGCCGGTGA
- a CDS encoding GGDEF domain-containing protein: MDTYTMATAGLPALGWALHGGLLSRRLATARRDPLTGLHTRAGWTARAERLIAKNPGALVLLVDLDDFKAVNDTHGHAAGDAVLTATADRLTAWCGRHGIAARLGGDEFAAVVTDPDRTAGLFALWSALDSPVTHDGHVLPVSASVGHCHRDQLPVPTLTDALSAADAAMYAAKGHGRRNTH; this comes from the coding sequence ATGGACACGTACACCATGGCCACTGCGGGCTTACCGGCCCTGGGCTGGGCCCTGCACGGCGGACTGCTCTCGCGCCGTCTGGCCACCGCCCGCCGCGACCCGCTGACCGGCCTGCACACCCGCGCCGGTTGGACCGCCCGCGCCGAACGCCTCATCGCCAAGAACCCCGGCGCGCTCGTGCTCCTGGTCGACCTGGACGACTTCAAGGCCGTCAACGACACCCACGGCCACGCCGCCGGAGACGCGGTCCTCACCGCCACCGCCGACCGGCTCACCGCCTGGTGCGGACGCCACGGCATCGCCGCCCGCCTCGGCGGAGACGAGTTCGCCGCCGTCGTCACCGACCCCGACCGCACCGCCGGCCTCTTCGCCCTCTGGTCCGCCCTGGACAGCCCGGTCACCCACGACGGACACGTTCTGCCGGTCTCAGCCTCGGTCGGGCACTGCCACCGCGACCAGCTGCCGGTTCCGACCCTCACCGACGCCCTCTCGGCCGCCGACGCGGCGATGTACGCGGCCAAGGGCCACGGCAGGCGCAACACACACTGA
- the repSA gene encoding replication initiator protein RepSA: MTDAALQAGLDPATLSDLLRLAGAPGFDRLTEQLRRTGGCTAPIRLTGATKTLDPATRTVLHAYTTDAEPGGVLRVACGNRRASRCPACAWTYAGDTYHLIRAGLTGAPDKGTPETIRDHPRVFATLTAPSFGPVHNRPGDRPCRCGTRHAEDAPELGTPLDPSAYDYAGAVLWNNHASELWRYFTIYLRREIAARAGLTQKAAREQSRVSFGKVAEYQKRGAVHFHAVIRFDGPDGPHTPPPRWATLGLLTDAIRAAAARVRVVVPANEEYGFVHDWVLQWGTQLDVQPIGAFGHGEELTEQAVAAYVAKYATKAAETTGTVDRPVGNKEALILLDVPDHPRRLIEACMDLDAAYPDRRLRAWAHMLGFRGHFSTKSRAYSTTLGALRQVRADYRAAQQRTALGLPDPDEHPESTVLTVAHWAYAGHGATPGESWLAANIRRDLQHNREHARELRAQLEASTEQEW, from the coding sequence TTGACCGACGCCGCCCTCCAGGCGGGCCTGGACCCGGCCACCCTGAGCGATCTGCTCCGGCTGGCCGGGGCTCCCGGCTTCGACCGCCTCACCGAACAGCTCCGCCGCACCGGCGGCTGCACCGCCCCCATCCGCCTCACCGGCGCTACCAAAACCCTCGACCCCGCCACCCGCACCGTGCTCCACGCCTACACCACCGACGCCGAACCCGGCGGCGTCCTGCGGGTGGCCTGCGGCAACCGGCGGGCCTCCCGCTGCCCGGCCTGCGCCTGGACCTACGCCGGCGACACCTACCACCTCATCCGCGCCGGACTCACCGGCGCCCCCGACAAGGGCACCCCGGAGACCATCCGGGACCACCCCCGGGTCTTCGCCACCCTGACCGCCCCGTCCTTCGGCCCGGTCCACAACCGGCCCGGCGACCGCCCCTGCCGCTGCGGCACCCGGCACGCCGAGGACGCCCCGGAGCTGGGCACCCCGCTCGACCCGTCCGCGTACGACTACGCCGGGGCGGTGCTGTGGAACAACCACGCCTCCGAGCTGTGGCGGTACTTCACGATCTACCTGCGCCGGGAGATCGCCGCCCGCGCCGGCCTCACCCAGAAAGCCGCCCGCGAACAGTCCCGGGTCTCCTTCGGCAAGGTCGCCGAATATCAGAAGCGCGGCGCCGTCCACTTCCACGCCGTCATCCGCTTCGACGGCCCCGACGGACCGCACACCCCGCCCCCACGCTGGGCCACCCTCGGCCTGCTGACCGATGCCATCCGGGCCGCCGCCGCCCGCGTCCGCGTCGTCGTCCCCGCCAACGAGGAGTACGGCTTCGTCCACGACTGGGTCCTTCAGTGGGGCACCCAGCTCGACGTCCAGCCCATCGGCGCCTTCGGCCACGGCGAAGAGCTCACCGAGCAGGCCGTGGCCGCCTACGTGGCCAAGTACGCCACCAAAGCGGCCGAGACCACCGGCACCGTCGACCGCCCCGTCGGCAACAAGGAAGCCCTGATCCTGCTCGACGTCCCCGACCACCCCCGGCGCCTCATCGAGGCCTGCATGGACCTCGACGCCGCCTACCCCGACCGGCGCCTGCGGGCCTGGGCTCACATGCTCGGCTTCCGCGGCCACTTCTCCACCAAATCCCGCGCCTACTCCACCACCCTCGGCGCCCTCCGACAGGTCCGCGCCGACTACCGCGCCGCCCAGCAACGCACCGCCCTCGGCCTGCCCGACCCCGACGAGCACCCCGAGTCCACCGTTCTCACGGTCGCGCACTGGGCCTATGCCGGCCACGGCGCTACACCCGGCGAATCCTGGCTCGCCGCCAACATCCGCCGCGACCTTCAGCACAACCGCGAACACGCCCGCGAACTCCGCGCCCAGCTCGAAGCGTCCACCGAACAGGAGTGGTGA
- a CDS encoding helix-turn-helix domain-containing protein: MPARLLTVDQVAELLGTSVRFPRRLIEERRITFVKVGRHVRIPEPVIQEYIETHTVQPVVRRFGKAA; the protein is encoded by the coding sequence ATGCCCGCCCGTCTGCTCACCGTCGACCAGGTCGCCGAACTCCTCGGCACCTCCGTCCGGTTCCCCCGGCGACTGATCGAGGAACGGCGCATCACCTTCGTCAAGGTCGGCCGCCACGTCCGCATCCCCGAGCCCGTCATCCAGGAGTACATCGAGACCCACACCGTGCAGCCGGTCGTGCGACGCTTCGGAAAGGCGGCGTGA